The following proteins come from a genomic window of Helicobacter canadensis MIT 98-5491:
- a CDS encoding DUF448 domain-containing protein, with product MSNPIRMCVVCRERFEQRQLIRLQYKDSKLSLFNGQGRSFYICKNCQNTPKLINSIARICKIDKKYKENLKESLKEIFI from the coding sequence ATGTCTAATCCAATTAGAATGTGTGTGGTTTGCAGGGAAAGATTTGAGCAAAGGCAGCTTATCCGTTTGCAATATAAGGATTCAAAACTTAGTCTTTTTAATGGACAAGGAAGAAGTTTTTATATTTGTAAAAATTGCCAAAATACCCCAAAACTTATCAATTCTATCGCTAGAATTTGCAAAATTGACAAAAAATACAAAGAAAATTTAAAAGAATCATTAAAGGAGATTTTTATATAA
- a CDS encoding DUF6115 domain-containing protein, which yields MLNDENILLWIIIGIAIVFILFVFYLYFKERENTKRFNRYEHSIEELNKEVYRLQKKLKDSENHLEKFQQSLKQQIYQETRLEMKNVLDSNLFAQISPLKSTLQNLQEEWKDYQEKMDNKTIILEERIKEFAYTPSNPTNIDEGRIVAMYKDGWSVDSIAKELRIGKGEVEFTLKFANLD from the coding sequence ATGCTCAATGACGAAAATATTTTGCTTTGGATTATCATTGGAATTGCAATTGTTTTCATTCTTTTTGTGTTTTATCTTTATTTCAAAGAAAGAGAAAACACCAAACGATTTAATCGCTATGAGCATTCTATTGAAGAATTAAACAAAGAAGTCTATCGCCTCCAAAAAAAACTCAAAGATTCTGAAAATCACTTAGAAAAATTCCAACAATCTCTTAAGCAACAAATCTATCAAGAAACACGCTTAGAGATGAAAAATGTCCTTGATTCTAATCTGTTTGCACAAATCTCTCCCCTAAAATCCACTTTACAAAACCTTCAAGAAGAATGGAAAGATTATCAAGAAAAAATGGACAACAAAACCATTATCTTAGAAGAAAGAATCAAGGAATTTGCTTACACCCCAAGCAATCCTACTAACATTGATGAAGGAAGAATTGTAGCAATGTATAAAGATGGTTGGAGTGTAGATTCAATTGCCAAAGAATTACGAATTGGCAAGGGCGAAGTAGAATTCACTTTGAAATTTGCCAATTTAGATTAA
- the thrB gene encoding homoserine kinase gives MLLRVPATSANLGPGFDSLGLALELYNYFSLKPSKFSSIQIHGEGSKNPKLRIDNVFVRIFNEQLKKLIGKTLPFKFTFENSIPISRGLGSSSAVIIGAISAAFKVAQIPLDRQKILDIALRYESHPDNITPACVGGFNACMLSCNQVRFIKKNLPSTIEAIVVIPNQSISTHLSRKTLPQKYSQKDAIFNLSHSTLLASAFFEEKWDLLREASMDRFHQFFRMKQIPILFEVQKTALNNGALMSTLSGSGSTFFNLCFKEDTQNLKKALNDKFPRLKVLPLKFDNFGVVFDDEFKF, from the coding sequence ATGCTATTACGCGTTCCTGCTACAAGTGCTAATTTAGGTCCAGGATTTGATAGCTTAGGACTTGCCTTAGAGCTTTATAATTACTTTAGTTTAAAACCTTCCAAATTTTCTTCCATTCAAATCCATGGAGAAGGATCTAAAAATCCCAAATTACGAATCGACAATGTCTTTGTTAGAATCTTCAATGAACAACTTAAAAAACTCATTGGCAAAACTCTTCCTTTTAAATTTACCTTTGAAAATTCTATCCCTATTTCAAGGGGTTTAGGAAGTAGTTCGGCTGTTATTATTGGTGCTATTAGTGCTGCCTTTAAAGTTGCACAAATTCCGCTAGATAGACAAAAGATTCTTGATATTGCACTGCGCTATGAATCTCATCCAGATAATATTACTCCTGCTTGTGTGGGGGGATTTAATGCCTGTATGCTTTCTTGCAATCAAGTGCGTTTTATTAAAAAAAATCTGCCAAGCACTATTGAAGCTATTGTTGTCATACCCAATCAATCTATATCCACACATTTATCACGCAAAACCCTTCCCCAAAAATATTCTCAAAAAGATGCTATTTTTAATCTTTCTCACTCCACCCTTTTAGCTAGTGCATTTTTTGAAGAAAAATGGGATTTATTAAGAGAAGCTAGTATGGATCGTTTTCATCAATTTTTTAGAATGAAGCAAATACCCATTCTTTTTGAAGTGCAAAAAACCGCACTCAATAACGGAGCTTTAATGAGCACTCTTTCAGGAAGTGGTTCAACTTTTTTTAATCTTTGCTTCAAAGAAGACACCCAAAATCTCAAAAAAGCCCTAAATGATAAATTCCCAAGATTAAAAGTGCTACCATTAAAATTTGATAATTTTGGAGTGGTTTTTGATGATGAATTTAAGTTCTAG
- a CDS encoding universal stress protein — translation MKNRIAVATDFSQKSLMALTKAIYLAKKLQYTLDIIHVVEYSIFHNPKKDKKAGKDALAKFLKNHFPNPEVEMQQFCYVGTIHKEINQHIKERECRLLCIGATGETQHLTDILLGSVTKQIVKKSPIPVLVAKNETLPDYTNIFSPTDFSEASSKIAKITKKFFPTAHLIFYHMISRPFEIRLGHYGANDEQISNFNQTLENKTKELAKKFLKNFPEHKNEVVLDSGILSYTRLLSVAENKNASLIALPTSGKVSFFALDVLENSKIDVFIWKF, via the coding sequence ATGAAAAACAGAATTGCAGTTGCAACAGACTTTTCCCAAAAAAGCTTAATGGCACTTACTAAAGCTATCTATTTAGCTAAAAAACTTCAATACACTTTAGATATTATACATGTTGTAGAATACTCCATATTTCACAATCCCAAAAAAGACAAAAAAGCCGGTAAAGATGCCTTAGCAAAATTTCTTAAAAACCACTTCCCAAATCCAGAAGTCGAAATGCAGCAATTTTGTTATGTAGGAACAATCCATAAAGAAATCAATCAACACATTAAAGAACGCGAATGCCGTCTATTGTGCATAGGCGCAACAGGAGAAACTCAACACTTAACCGATATTTTACTTGGGTCTGTCACAAAACAAATTGTCAAAAAATCACCTATTCCAGTCTTAGTGGCTAAAAATGAAACGCTACCTGATTATACCAATATTTTTTCACCCACTGATTTTAGTGAAGCTTCTAGCAAAATTGCTAAAATTACCAAAAAATTCTTCCCTACCGCTCATCTCATTTTCTATCATATGATTAGCCGTCCTTTTGAAATTCGACTTGGGCATTATGGTGCCAATGACGAACAAATCTCAAATTTCAATCAAACCTTAGAAAACAAAACCAAAGAATTGGCTAAAAAATTTCTTAAAAATTTCCCTGAACATAAAAATGAAGTGGTGCTTGATAGTGGAATTCTTTCTTATACAAGACTTTTAAGTGTTGCTGAAAACAAAAATGCTTCACTCATAGCTCTTCCCACTAGCGGAAAAGTAAGCTTTTTTGCATTGGATGTTTTGGAAAATTCCAAAATTGATGTCTTTATTTGGAAATTTTAA
- a CDS encoding DUF502 domain-containing protein translates to MNELISKISKGIFVILPFLLLFWIFSFVYDFCAAIFYSIFGITNANLAITLLIFAISLALLYYIGHLVDKNKEFLLIRVTEIIIGKIPVVKSIYSGIKEVLNIFSGKNKEGYLGVAYVDMGNMELMGFITKEDGDHYWVFVPTTPNPTSGFILRIHKDNIRISDLSVSDGFKKIISLGVK, encoded by the coding sequence GTGAATGAATTAATTTCAAAAATTAGCAAAGGAATTTTTGTTATTCTACCCTTTTTATTGCTATTTTGGATTTTTTCTTTTGTTTATGATTTTTGTGCTGCGATTTTTTATTCTATTTTTGGAATCACTAATGCAAATTTAGCCATTACGCTCTTAATCTTTGCAATTAGCCTTGCTTTACTTTATTATATCGGGCATTTAGTGGATAAAAACAAGGAATTCTTACTCATTAGAGTTACAGAAATCATCATTGGCAAGATTCCCGTGGTTAAAAGCATTTATTCTGGAATCAAAGAAGTTTTAAATATTTTTTCTGGAAAGAATAAAGAGGGCTATTTAGGTGTAGCTTATGTTGATATGGGAAATATGGAGCTTATGGGATTTATCACCAAAGAAGATGGGGATCATTATTGGGTTTTTGTCCCCACTACTCCCAATCCCACTTCAGGCTTTATCCTAAGAATCCACAAGGACAACATAAGAATATCAGATTTATCAGTCAGTGATGGATTTAAAAAAATCATTTCTTTAGGAGTTAAATAG
- the mnmA gene encoding tRNA 2-thiouridine(34) synthase MnmA encodes MKKVLLLMSGGVDSSYCAYLLQKQGYSVYGIYLKLHDKEEKHDYYTRNIQKCAESLNIPYQIVDERELFKKSVYDYFVDSYKKGLTPNPCAMCNPNVKFNIAFKLAKDLGCEFVATGHYAQIKNGRIAQAVDTHKDQSYFLFGLKPEWIEKIIFPLGDKKKEEIKPIALKELPWLGTLETYKDSQEICFVENSYIDVLKKHHKTEQKGDVLDSKGNKIGTHKGYMQYTIGKRKGFTIKGALTPHYVLKINPQDNTIIAGSKEELATNKVQALNLSLPKEWFQDNKVLDCEVKIRYKSHKIPAQITLMSNGNQDIITANLKESAYGVANGQALVLYNGNEVLGGGFIGDF; translated from the coding sequence ATGAAAAAAGTGTTATTGTTGATGAGTGGAGGTGTTGATTCAAGCTATTGTGCCTATTTACTACAAAAACAAGGTTATAGTGTTTATGGAATTTATCTTAAACTCCACGATAAAGAAGAAAAACACGATTACTACACTAGAAATATTCAAAAATGCGCAGAATCCCTTAACATTCCCTATCAAATCGTTGATGAACGCGAACTTTTTAAAAAAAGCGTTTATGATTATTTTGTCGATTCTTACAAAAAAGGCTTAACGCCTAATCCTTGTGCAATGTGCAATCCTAATGTAAAATTTAATATTGCTTTTAAACTTGCTAAAGATTTAGGCTGCGAATTTGTAGCAACAGGACATTACGCCCAAATTAAAAATGGCAGAATCGCTCAAGCAGTTGATACGCACAAAGATCAAAGCTATTTTCTCTTTGGATTAAAACCAGAATGGATCGAAAAAATCATCTTCCCTTTAGGTGATAAAAAGAAAGAAGAAATTAAACCTATTGCACTCAAAGAACTACCTTGGCTTGGAACTTTAGAGACTTACAAAGATTCTCAAGAAATTTGCTTTGTTGAAAATTCCTATATTGATGTCTTAAAAAAACATCACAAAACCGAACAAAAAGGGGATGTGCTTGATTCTAAGGGCAATAAGATTGGCACCCATAAAGGCTATATGCAATACACTATTGGCAAACGCAAAGGCTTCACCATTAAAGGCGCACTCACCCCTCATTATGTGCTAAAAATTAATCCACAGGATAATACCATTATTGCAGGTAGCAAGGAAGAATTAGCAACAAATAAAGTCCAAGCTCTCAATCTCTCACTACCTAAAGAATGGTTTCAGGATAACAAAGTTTTAGACTGCGAAGTAAAAATCCGTTACAAAAGTCATAAGATTCCAGCACAAATCACTTTGATGAGCAATGGCAATCAAGATATTATTACCGCTAATCTTAAAGAGTCTGCCTATGGCGTAGCCAATGGACAAGCCTTAGTTTTATATAATGGTAATGAAGTTTTAGGCGGTGGATTTATTGGGGATTTCTAA
- a CDS encoding malic enzyme-like NAD(P)-binding protein, giving the protein MEDLKQTYPDSLPYHQGGKLEVIPRTKVENEHDLSLAYSPGVAVPCKEIQKDPNLAYEYTSKGNLVAVISNGTAVLGLGNIGALAGKPVMEGKAVLFKKFADINAFDIEIDETNPDRFIEIVKAIAPTFGGINLEDIKAPECFYIESRLKEILDIPIMHDDQHGTAIISAAGIINGAKIANKNIQDLKMVVLGAGGAAIACAKIAQKLGVKEIIMFDSKGAITTHRKDSLNGFKKDFIIDRKIDTYKEALDGADIVLGLSRGDILEAKDIEGMNKNPMIFVMSNPIPEIDPKLIREVRPDAIIATGRSDYPNQINNVLGFPYIFKGALKARAKSINESMKLAAANALAQLAQEEIPPALKAELEKIHQRKFEFGKEYIIPSPFDWRLKDFISNAVAQAAIDSGVARIKAL; this is encoded by the coding sequence ATGGAAGATCTAAAGCAAACCTATCCTGATTCACTCCCTTACCATCAAGGTGGAAAACTCGAAGTCATCCCAAGAACTAAAGTTGAAAATGAGCACGATTTATCTCTTGCATATTCTCCTGGTGTTGCAGTGCCTTGCAAAGAAATTCAAAAAGATCCAAATTTAGCTTATGAATATACTTCAAAAGGCAATCTTGTTGCTGTTATTTCAAATGGCACTGCTGTTTTGGGATTAGGTAATATTGGAGCTCTAGCAGGAAAACCTGTTATGGAAGGAAAAGCGGTTTTATTTAAAAAATTTGCCGACATTAATGCCTTTGATATTGAAATTGATGAAACCAATCCTGATAGATTCATTGAAATTGTTAAAGCCATTGCCCCTACTTTTGGCGGAATCAATTTAGAAGACATTAAAGCACCAGAATGCTTTTATATTGAAAGTCGCCTTAAAGAGATTCTTGATATTCCCATTATGCACGATGATCAACACGGCACTGCAATTATTTCGGCTGCAGGCATTATCAATGGTGCAAAAATTGCCAATAAAAATATTCAAGATTTAAAAATGGTTGTTTTAGGAGCAGGTGGTGCAGCAATTGCTTGTGCAAAAATCGCACAAAAACTTGGCGTAAAAGAAATTATTATGTTTGATAGCAAAGGTGCTATCACGACACACCGCAAAGATTCCCTTAATGGCTTCAAAAAAGATTTTATTATTGATAGAAAAATTGACACTTACAAAGAAGCCTTAGATGGTGCTGATATTGTGCTTGGATTATCAAGAGGAGATATTTTGGAAGCAAAGGATATTGAAGGAATGAATAAAAATCCAATGATTTTTGTAATGAGCAATCCTATCCCAGAAATCGATCCCAAACTTATAAGGGAAGTGCGTCCTGATGCAATTATTGCTACAGGCAGAAGCGATTACCCCAATCAAATCAATAATGTCTTAGGATTCCCTTATATCTTTAAAGGTGCGCTCAAAGCACGTGCAAAAAGCATTAATGAATCAATGAAACTTGCCGCAGCCAATGCTCTAGCACAACTCGCACAAGAAGAAATACCACCAGCCCTAAAAGCAGAATTAGAAAAAATTCACCAAAGAAAATTTGAATTTGGCAAAGAATACATTATCCCCTCTCCTTTTGATTGGAGACTTAAAGATTTTATCTCTAATGCTGTAGCACAAGCTGCTATTGATAGTGGTGTCGCAAGAATAAAGGCTTTATAA
- a CDS encoding ComEC/Rec2 family competence protein produces the protein MKNLCPPLFINYKERLVFSLFLLGVLICTLSYKYYQFHTLKSQKFPQIQANVILQYQKTKGQKRYFVLKLKSNFGTFYTTSWEDLKNLKNKRVSLKIILEKVNFWDFIKGFYAPSFQLALMQEEDFRKPLRDFILQQHKTLLMGEYYLSLFLSDPLPLPWRELAQSYGIAHIFAISGYHTGILSALGFLILGWIYTPLHRRYFPYRNRYFDLGIIVLSLLVGYYFLLTQSPSYLRALAMSCIAFFLLFRGLDILRLESFFWSIAILLAFFPSLIFSIGFYFSCLGVLYIFLFFKYFKIPHSFFKKLLYGLSINISTFFLMGIVVYYFFPPFSPLSLSSILLTPLFSLYYPFIFVAHFFGFGGLLDSMLLWWLSLETHTIILQPSFYLFIFCNFLTILAIFYRSAFFALFLLNFIYYLYGIILYFQIL, from the coding sequence ATGAAAAATCTCTGCCCTCCGCTTTTTATCAATTACAAAGAACGCCTTGTTTTTTCTCTTTTTTTGCTTGGCGTATTAATTTGCACATTAAGCTATAAATACTATCAATTCCACACCCTAAAATCTCAAAAATTTCCCCAAATTCAAGCCAATGTTATTTTGCAATACCAAAAAACCAAAGGGCAAAAACGCTATTTTGTTTTGAAACTAAAAAGCAACTTTGGGACATTTTACACAACTTCTTGGGAGGATTTAAAAAATCTAAAAAACAAAAGAGTCTCTTTAAAGATTATCTTAGAAAAGGTTAATTTTTGGGATTTTATAAAAGGCTTTTATGCGCCAAGTTTTCAACTTGCTTTAATGCAAGAAGAAGATTTTAGAAAGCCCCTTAGGGATTTTATTTTACAACAGCACAAAACGCTTTTAATGGGAGAATACTATCTCTCACTTTTTCTATCTGATCCTTTGCCACTGCCTTGGAGAGAACTAGCCCAAAGCTATGGAATCGCCCATATCTTTGCCATTTCTGGCTATCACACTGGAATCCTAAGTGCTTTAGGATTTTTAATCTTAGGCTGGATTTACACTCCCTTGCACAGACGCTATTTCCCTTATCGGAATCGCTATTTTGATTTAGGCATTATTGTTTTGTCTTTGCTTGTTGGCTATTATTTCCTCCTCACACAATCCCCCTCTTATCTTAGAGCTTTGGCAATGTCTTGCATTGCATTTTTTTTGCTTTTTAGGGGCTTAGATATTTTACGATTGGAATCATTTTTTTGGAGCATTGCAATCCTTCTTGCCTTTTTTCCTTCTTTGATTTTTTCAATCGGATTTTATTTTTCCTGCCTTGGAGTTTTATATATTTTTTTATTTTTTAAATACTTTAAAATTCCGCATTCTTTTTTCAAAAAACTTCTCTATGGTCTTAGCATTAACATTTCCACTTTTTTTCTTATGGGCATTGTGGTTTATTATTTCTTTCCGCCTTTTTCTCCGCTCTCCCTTAGCTCAATCCTGCTTACTCCCCTTTTTAGCTTGTATTATCCTTTTATTTTTGTTGCACATTTTTTTGGTTTTGGAGGATTGCTTGATTCTATGCTTTTGTGGTGGCTTAGCCTAGAAACACACACGATTATTTTACAACCTAGCTTTTATCTTTTTATATTTTGCAATTTCCTAACGATTCTAGCTATTTTCTACCGCAGTGCTTTTTTTGCACTTTTTTTGCTTAATTTTATTTATTATTTATATGGCATTATTTTGTATTTTCAAATATTATAA
- the mqnP gene encoding menaquinone biosynthesis prenyltransferase MqnP — protein MLQKIKDFSELVMFQHSIFSMPFIFIAMLTAAQGWFGWKLLAFGVIASISARNFAMAFNRYADRKFDSTNPRTKNRPSVDGRISPFAMLIFIFINALIFILMGWLINPLCFYLSFPILLILASYSLMKRLTSAAHLVLGLSLGLAPIAGVAAVSGEIPLWSVWLCCGVLFWVAGFDLLYALQDIEHDKKEGLYSIPSVFGVQNTLWISRIFHLLTLIFWALYIISSDSGVFMWIGLLISTIALGYEQFLVSRNFQNIPKAFFAVNGYLGIVFFGFCVLDLIFRN, from the coding sequence GTGTTGCAAAAAATAAAAGATTTTAGCGAACTTGTCATGTTTCAGCATAGCATTTTTTCTATGCCCTTTATTTTTATTGCAATGCTAACTGCCGCACAAGGTTGGTTTGGATGGAAACTGCTTGCATTTGGTGTGATTGCAAGCATTAGTGCAAGAAATTTTGCAATGGCGTTTAATCGCTATGCAGATAGGAAATTTGATAGCACAAATCCACGCACCAAGAATCGCCCAAGCGTTGATGGTAGAATCTCTCCTTTTGCGATGCTTATTTTTATTTTTATTAATGCATTGATTTTTATCCTTATGGGTTGGCTTATTAACCCCTTATGCTTTTATCTTTCTTTTCCGATTCTGCTCATCTTAGCAAGTTATTCTTTAATGAAGCGATTAACCTCAGCAGCGCATTTAGTTTTAGGACTTTCACTTGGATTGGCACCTATTGCTGGGGTAGCTGCCGTTAGTGGAGAGATTCCGCTATGGAGTGTTTGGCTTTGCTGTGGCGTTTTATTTTGGGTAGCGGGATTTGATTTGCTTTATGCCTTGCAAGATATTGAACACGATAAAAAAGAAGGCTTATATTCTATCCCAAGCGTTTTTGGAGTGCAAAATACACTCTGGATTTCGCGGATTTTTCATCTTTTAACACTAATTTTTTGGGCATTGTATATTATTAGTTCAGATTCTGGCGTTTTTATGTGGATTGGGCTTTTAATTTCAACAATAGCACTTGGCTATGAACAATTCCTAGTTTCAAGGAATTTTCAAAATATCCCCAAAGCTTTTTTTGCTGTTAATGGTTATTTAGGAATCGTATTCTTTGGTTTTTGTGTTTTAGATTTGATTTTTAGGAATTAA